A single region of the Erythrobacter sp. HL-111 genome encodes:
- a CDS encoding 6-phosphogluconolactonase, whose translation MNEVEIIEAAGTGAIAAWLDRHLSAASRKAAGRIAITIPGGSTPFPIIAGLVELDPGPPWSAIEVWPNDDRIVPEDHAASNSGRMRALLEPAGARLCTLAQDREPPHFALTWLGMGTDGHTASLFPNIDPGLDDPLAIRRVTPDPLPADAPFDRITLTLPALLDTDAILLTLGGSTEKRALFDAALRGGNDLPIARVLRAAKARAIAVTCFA comes from the coding sequence ATGAACGAGGTCGAAATCATCGAAGCGGCCGGAACCGGCGCCATCGCCGCCTGGCTCGACCGACACCTGTCGGCCGCGTCCCGAAAGGCCGCTGGCAGGATCGCGATCACGATTCCGGGCGGCTCCACCCCCTTTCCGATCATCGCGGGCCTCGTCGAACTCGACCCCGGACCGCCGTGGAGCGCGATCGAGGTGTGGCCCAACGACGACCGGATCGTGCCGGAGGATCACGCGGCCTCGAACAGCGGCCGGATGCGCGCCCTGCTCGAACCGGCAGGCGCGCGCCTGTGCACGCTCGCACAGGATCGCGAGCCGCCGCATTTCGCGCTCACCTGGCTCGGCATGGGGACGGACGGGCACACGGCCTCGCTCTTTCCCAACATCGATCCCGGGCTCGACGATCCGCTTGCGATCCGCCGCGTGACGCCCGATCCGCTGCCCGCGGACGCGCCGTTCGACCGGATCACGCTGACCCTGCCGGCCCTGCTGGATACCGACGCGATCCTCCTCACGCTCGGCGGATCGACGGAGAAGCGCGCGCTGTTCGATGCGGCGCTGCGGGGCGGGAACGACCTGCCGATCGCGCGGGTCCTGCGGGCGGCAAAGGCGCGCGCCATTGCGGTGACATGCTTCGCCTGA
- a CDS encoding Dps family protein codes for MSDQSNSKAALLAELNGLLADHFALYTKTKNFHWHIKGPRFRDLHLLFDEQAIEIRDQIDDIGERVRKQGGETLTSIGAVAKHTQIKDQDSTSLSPDEMVSELRDDNQKVVARLKKLKGLCEETGDNATDGLVDDWTDMAEERVWFLSSILG; via the coding sequence ATGTCCGACCAATCCAATTCGAAAGCCGCCCTTCTCGCCGAACTGAACGGCCTGCTTGCCGATCACTTCGCGCTCTACACCAAGACCAAGAATTTCCACTGGCACATCAAGGGGCCGCGCTTCCGCGACCTGCACCTCCTGTTCGACGAACAGGCGATCGAGATCCGCGACCAGATCGACGATATCGGCGAACGCGTCCGCAAGCAGGGCGGCGAAACGCTGACCTCGATCGGTGCGGTTGCCAAGCACACCCAGATCAAGGATCAGGACAGCACCTCGCTCTCCCCCGATGAGATGGTTTCCGAACTGCGCGACGACAACCAGAAGGTTGTCGCCCGGCTCAAGAAGCTCAAGGGCCTGTGCGAGGAAACCGGCGACAACGCGACCGACGGGCTGGTCGACGACTGGACCGACATGGCCGAAGAGCGCGTGTGGTTCCTGTCCTCGATCCTCGGCTGA
- a CDS encoding SDR family oxidoreductase: protein MKLEQGMAAVVTGGASGLGRASAAALAQAGLKVAIFDINDAAGEEHAAAIGGTFHHVDIMDEDSVEQGFASARAANGQERVTVHCAMASKRGKTLGWDKQAGGYRRLPTEDYAFGAEGILVASYRVASISALGMANADPLNEDGERGAIVLTASVAAQDGQIGQVIYGSCKAGVNGLVLPMARDLMDVGIRVNSVMPGIFATPLMLGMKDRNPAMWEQLNASVPFPKRLGEPEEFASLILEIARNSYINGHQFRLDGAIRMPPR from the coding sequence ATGAAACTGGAACAGGGAATGGCCGCCGTGGTGACGGGCGGCGCATCGGGGCTCGGCCGGGCGAGCGCGGCGGCGCTGGCGCAGGCGGGGCTCAAGGTCGCGATCTTCGACATCAACGACGCTGCGGGCGAGGAACACGCTGCCGCCATCGGCGGGACCTTCCACCATGTCGACATCATGGACGAGGATTCGGTCGAACAGGGCTTCGCCTCGGCGCGCGCGGCGAACGGGCAGGAACGCGTGACGGTCCACTGCGCGATGGCCTCGAAACGGGGCAAGACGCTCGGCTGGGACAAGCAGGCGGGCGGATACAGGCGCCTGCCGACCGAAGATTACGCGTTCGGGGCCGAGGGCATCCTCGTCGCGAGCTACCGCGTCGCCAGCATCTCGGCGCTCGGCATGGCGAATGCGGACCCCCTCAACGAGGACGGAGAGCGCGGCGCGATCGTGCTCACCGCCAGCGTCGCGGCGCAGGACGGCCAGATCGGGCAGGTCATCTACGGCAGCTGCAAGGCGGGCGTGAACGGCCTTGTCCTGCCCATGGCGCGCGATCTGATGGACGTGGGCATTCGCGTGAATTCGGTCATGCCCGGCATTTTCGCCACGCCGCTGATGCTCGGCATGAAGGACCGCAATCCCGCGATGTGGGAGCAGTTGAACGCGTCCGTTCCCTTTCCCAAGCGCCTTGGCGAGCCGGAGGAATTCGCCTCGCTGATCCTTGAGATCGCGCGCAATTCCTACATCAACGGGCACCAGTTCCGGCTCGACGGGGCGATCCGGATGCCGCCGAGGTAA